From the Amycolatopsis thermoflava N1165 genome, one window contains:
- a CDS encoding IucA/IucC family protein, whose product MLGELSYEGLFRPEPADDEERRLWRLKLPEVTYEFRARRGAFESWTVEPGSALRDGEPATDPRVLVVDARKELGLSGLRLADVLAELTATVTNEAARLRRAPSAAELSTMDYNLADGHLTGHPRLVLNKGRVGFSADDRARYAPEAGADVRLRWFAVHRDHARFRCVEELSAERLFAGELDDDQRAEFTRIADPAEYVWVPVHPWQADEVLSTLYAGELATGVVVELGESRDAYRPHQTVRTLANVSRPDRHDVKTAVSVRNTLVYRGLASGATLAGPAVTSWLKRVGAADPLLTEKYRFELLGEVASVSVEHPLFGAIDELPYRFHETLGALWREPLLSRLAEGEQAISFAALPYRDPDGASVVTGLIERSGWGAERWLGTVFDLLLTPLLQWLLRYGVGFCPHGQNLILIVDEHGRPLRVAIKDFAQGVDLLDEDLDCYRLLAPEAADEMLRWPAHLLAQSLFSSVFSGQLRFWAEILLDDQAFPRARFWELVRDVVGRYRAENPDVAERFDRCLLFAPDVERVTLNREHLAGQGFDKVDRDDEFDVRWGRVPNPLHAPDPAGAW is encoded by the coding sequence ATGCTCGGCGAACTGTCCTACGAGGGCCTGTTCCGCCCCGAGCCGGCCGACGACGAGGAGCGCAGGCTGTGGCGGCTGAAGCTGCCCGAGGTGACCTACGAGTTCCGGGCCCGGCGCGGCGCGTTCGAGTCGTGGACGGTGGAGCCCGGGTCCGCGTTGCGGGACGGCGAACCGGCGACCGACCCCCGGGTGCTGGTGGTGGACGCGCGCAAGGAGCTGGGCCTGTCCGGGTTGCGGCTGGCGGACGTGCTGGCCGAGCTGACCGCCACGGTGACCAACGAGGCCGCCCGCCTGCGCCGCGCGCCCAGCGCCGCAGAACTGTCCACGATGGACTACAACCTCGCCGACGGGCACCTGACCGGGCATCCGCGGCTGGTGCTCAACAAGGGCCGGGTCGGGTTCTCCGCGGACGACCGCGCCCGGTACGCGCCGGAGGCCGGGGCCGACGTGCGCCTGCGGTGGTTCGCCGTGCACCGGGACCACGCGCGGTTCCGCTGCGTCGAGGAGCTTTCGGCCGAGCGGTTGTTCGCCGGGGAGCTGGACGACGACCAGCGCGCCGAGTTCACCCGCATCGCCGACCCCGCGGAGTACGTATGGGTGCCCGTGCACCCGTGGCAGGCGGACGAGGTCCTCAGCACGCTCTACGCCGGTGAACTCGCCACCGGGGTCGTGGTCGAACTGGGCGAGTCCCGCGACGCCTACCGTCCACACCAGACAGTCCGGACGCTGGCGAACGTGTCCCGGCCGGACCGGCACGACGTCAAGACCGCGGTCTCGGTGCGCAACACGCTCGTCTACCGCGGGCTCGCCTCCGGTGCGACGCTCGCCGGGCCCGCCGTGACGAGCTGGCTCAAGCGGGTCGGTGCGGCGGATCCGCTGCTCACCGAGAAATACCGGTTCGAACTGCTCGGCGAGGTCGCGAGCGTGTCGGTCGAGCACCCGCTGTTCGGCGCCATCGACGAGCTGCCGTACCGGTTCCACGAAACGCTCGGCGCGCTGTGGCGCGAACCGCTGCTGTCGCGGCTGGCCGAGGGGGAGCAGGCGATCTCGTTCGCCGCGCTGCCCTACCGCGACCCGGACGGCGCGTCGGTCGTCACGGGGCTGATCGAGCGCTCCGGCTGGGGCGCGGAACGCTGGCTCGGCACGGTGTTCGACCTGCTGCTCACCCCGCTGCTGCAGTGGCTGCTGCGCTACGGCGTCGGGTTCTGCCCGCACGGCCAGAACCTGATCCTGATCGTCGACGAGCACGGGCGGCCGCTGCGCGTGGCGATCAAGGACTTCGCGCAGGGCGTCGACCTCCTCGACGAGGACCTGGACTGCTACCGGCTGCTCGCGCCGGAGGCCGCCGACGAGATGCTGCGCTGGCCGGCGCACCTGCTCGCGCAGTCGCTGTTCAGCTCGGTGTTCTCCGGGCAGCTGCGGTTCTGGGCCGAGATCCTGCTCGACGACCAGGCCTTCCCGCGGGCGCGGTTCTGGGAGCTGGTGCGCGACGTCGTCGGCCGCTACCGCGCGGAAAACCCGGACGTGGCCGAGCGGTTCGACCGGTGCCTGCTGTTCGCGCCGGACGTCGAGCGCGTCACGCTGAACCGGGAACACCTGGCCGGGCAGGGTTTCGACAAGGTCGACCGCGACGACGAGTTCGACGTGCGGTGGGGCCGCGTGCCGAACCCGCTGCACGCCCCGGACCCGGCGGGGGCGTGGTGA